Proteins encoded in a region of the Isosphaeraceae bacterium EP7 genome:
- a CDS encoding MFS transporter: protein MRPTNRTRLCMLFFLEYLIKGAWVPLLGLYLGTNYLNFGANQQAWVFNCFTIASITGMFFGGQLADRAMSQEKFLAFSHLIGGLAMLGLVYARTFWPFFGLTLLHCFFYVPTLSVANAVAFANVEDPKRDFGRIRLWGSAGWIAAAWPLIFIPVDWAKVPSMAEAGGFVSWISKALSTLKTGPAMESAFAGMFVVSGVASLVLAAFCLTLPHTPPSIRKDAPFAPLRAIRLLGRPSVMVLYLVTFFDSMVHNCYYFWTSRFLQSLGVPQNWIAPAMSIGQAMEVAAMAMLGLILKRLGWRTTMLIGILSQAIRFGVYSMGSPDLLWPVIAVNLVHGFAYACFFGALFIYVDESFPADVRSSAQSLFNVMILGISQFASNFFWARMGDVFSSTTMVAGKAVKVFDYHRLFLVPFGVSLFAAVFLAVFFHPPKDLGKELGVEEEFGEALAATA from the coding sequence ATGAGACCGACGAACCGGACCAGGCTCTGCATGCTCTTCTTCCTGGAGTACCTCATCAAGGGGGCCTGGGTGCCGCTGCTCGGGCTCTACCTGGGCACGAACTACCTGAACTTCGGCGCGAACCAGCAGGCCTGGGTCTTCAACTGCTTCACGATCGCGTCGATCACAGGGATGTTCTTCGGCGGGCAACTGGCCGACCGCGCCATGTCGCAGGAGAAATTCCTGGCGTTCAGCCATCTCATCGGCGGGCTGGCGATGCTGGGCCTGGTCTACGCTCGGACGTTCTGGCCGTTCTTCGGCCTGACGCTGCTGCACTGCTTCTTCTACGTGCCGACGCTGTCGGTGGCCAACGCGGTCGCGTTCGCCAACGTCGAGGACCCGAAGCGCGACTTCGGCCGGATCCGCCTCTGGGGCTCGGCCGGCTGGATCGCGGCGGCCTGGCCGCTCATCTTCATCCCGGTCGACTGGGCGAAGGTGCCGTCGATGGCCGAGGCCGGCGGCTTCGTTTCGTGGATCAGCAAGGCGCTCTCGACCCTGAAGACGGGCCCGGCGATGGAGTCGGCCTTCGCCGGGATGTTCGTCGTCTCGGGCGTGGCCTCGCTGGTGCTGGCGGCCTTCTGCCTGACCCTGCCGCATACCCCGCCGTCGATCCGAAAGGACGCCCCGTTCGCCCCGCTGCGGGCGATCCGCCTCCTGGGCAGGCCGAGCGTGATGGTGCTCTACCTGGTGACCTTCTTCGATTCGATGGTCCACAACTGCTACTACTTCTGGACGAGTCGGTTCCTCCAGTCGCTCGGCGTGCCGCAGAACTGGATCGCGCCGGCGATGAGCATCGGCCAGGCGATGGAGGTCGCGGCCATGGCCATGCTGGGCCTGATCCTCAAGCGACTCGGCTGGCGCACGACGATGCTCATCGGCATCCTCAGCCAGGCCATCCGGTTCGGCGTCTATTCGATGGGCTCGCCCGATCTGCTCTGGCCGGTGATCGCGGTGAACCTCGTCCACGGCTTCGCCTACGCCTGCTTCTTCGGCGCCCTGTTCATCTACGTCGATGAGAGCTTCCCGGCGGACGTCAGGTCGAGTGCGCAGAGCTTATTCAACGTCATGATCCTGGGCATCTCGCAGTTCGCGTCGAACTTCTTCTGGGCCCGCATGGGGGACGTCTTCTCTTCGACGACCATGGTGGCCGGCAAGGCGGTGAAGGTGTTCGACTACCATCGCTTGTTCCTCGTCCCCTTCGGAGTTTCGCTCTTCGCCGCCGTCTTCCTGGCCGTCTTCTTCCACCCGCCGAAGGATCTGGGCAAGGAGCTGGGCGTCGAGGAAGAGTTCGGCGAGGCCCTGGCCGCTACCGCCTGA
- a CDS encoding LLM class flavin-dependent oxidoreductase has translation MFTIGLTDHLEGPSGRPSSEIFAEVAELVRLADELGAEYAWFAEHHGHAHLGHLPTPLLFALHLAGQTRRIRLGTAIICLNLHHPLDVAEQVAVADALTGGRIAAGFGSGSTPEESDLFKAGIGLGGGADERDRHSRFEEALRVIAAAWGGDWDQGVGGVPAHTTLPAAGSGLIGRSWQAVNSVGSARIAGSFGFNVLFSHLRTPEQYREYVDAYRASGGRGKVAANRPVFVGPDDATAFETAEPALRTIWRRFRDEGKIPGETPEPDRPQDLCGHPINFIVGGPQSVARQLIDLHRAVPYDVANVEVRWAGLTHEQVRESLRRLLVEVVPLVRAAR, from the coding sequence ATGTTCACGATCGGGTTGACGGACCACCTGGAAGGCCCCTCGGGTCGGCCCTCGAGCGAGATCTTCGCGGAGGTTGCCGAGCTGGTGAGGCTGGCCGACGAGCTGGGGGCCGAATACGCCTGGTTCGCCGAGCACCACGGCCATGCACACCTCGGGCACCTGCCGACCCCGCTGCTGTTCGCGCTTCACCTGGCCGGGCAGACCCGGCGGATCAGGCTGGGCACGGCGATCATCTGCCTGAACCTGCATCACCCGCTCGACGTGGCCGAGCAAGTCGCGGTGGCCGATGCCCTGACCGGAGGCCGAATCGCGGCGGGATTTGGCAGCGGCAGCACGCCCGAGGAATCCGACCTCTTCAAGGCCGGGATCGGCCTGGGCGGCGGGGCCGACGAACGCGACCGGCACTCGCGGTTCGAGGAGGCCCTTCGCGTGATCGCCGCTGCCTGGGGGGGCGACTGGGATCAGGGCGTGGGCGGAGTGCCGGCACACACGACCCTACCTGCCGCGGGATCGGGCCTCATCGGTCGGAGCTGGCAGGCCGTCAACAGCGTGGGCTCGGCCAGGATCGCCGGCTCCTTCGGCTTCAACGTCCTCTTCTCGCACCTGAGAACCCCCGAGCAATATCGCGAGTATGTCGACGCCTATCGGGCCTCGGGCGGAAGAGGGAAGGTGGCGGCGAATCGCCCCGTATTCGTGGGGCCCGACGACGCCACCGCCTTCGAGACGGCCGAGCCGGCATTGCGGACGATCTGGCGGCGGTTCCGCGACGAGGGGAAAATTCCCGGCGAGACGCCCGAGCCCGATCGCCCCCAGGACCTCTGCGGCCACCCGATCAACTTCATCGTGGGCGGACCGCAGTCGGTGGCCCGTCAGCTGATCGACCTGCACCGGGCCGTGCCTTACGACGTGGCCAACGTCGAGGTGCGCTGGGCGGGCCTGACACACGAGCAGGTGCGAGAGAGCCTCCGTCGGCTCCTGGTGGAGGTCGTCCCGCTGGTCCGTGCGGCGCGATAG
- a CDS encoding sugar ABC transporter substrate-binding protein, with product MSRADRRVCRGLAFLSLLTWGLSGCDPAPPPDSPETAGAPAVARRPARQVALVLPGPRRLSTQLTEQFMRQETGKRGLLFRSFQPEPEAPPSAQAASIRQAMEGRPSVLMVIPERAPEVAEALEEARLKKVPVLLLDVPLGAELPYPIVRNSDYTGDARKLLAAAMEDAQTQGFPAQGPAVIVRSADDLDRASERAEALRLAAQGAGLTLLDDVRYVPSAGSQAKILEALAAHPEIALVLVEDDLGLEGGANARLALKPAGKFIIAGFAVQALITSMVKENEFAATVDRNLMGLVRQALAVADTLAAGGAEPSAPVAIPLVFKRGYSDRSERVPPQLPPRGRPATDAAPPG from the coding sequence ATGAGCCGGGCCGATCGAAGAGTCTGCCGTGGACTGGCGTTTCTGAGCCTGCTCACCTGGGGATTGTCGGGCTGCGACCCGGCCCCCCCGCCCGATTCCCCGGAGACCGCCGGGGCGCCCGCCGTGGCCCGGCGTCCGGCCAGGCAAGTCGCGCTGGTCCTGCCCGGGCCACGCAGGCTCTCCACCCAGCTCACCGAGCAGTTCATGAGGCAGGAGACGGGCAAGCGCGGGTTGCTCTTCCGGTCGTTCCAGCCGGAACCCGAGGCCCCCCCCTCGGCGCAGGCCGCCTCGATCCGCCAGGCGATGGAGGGCCGACCTTCGGTCCTGATGGTGATTCCCGAGCGGGCGCCCGAGGTGGCCGAGGCGCTGGAAGAGGCGAGGCTGAAGAAGGTGCCCGTGCTGCTGCTCGACGTCCCACTCGGCGCCGAGCTTCCCTACCCCATCGTGCGCAACTCGGACTACACGGGCGACGCCCGCAAGCTCCTCGCCGCAGCGATGGAAGACGCTCAGACGCAGGGGTTCCCCGCCCAGGGCCCCGCCGTGATCGTCAGGTCGGCCGACGACCTCGATCGGGCCTCCGAGCGTGCCGAGGCCCTGAGACTCGCGGCCCAGGGGGCGGGATTGACGCTGCTGGACGACGTGCGATACGTCCCGTCTGCGGGTTCCCAGGCGAAGATCCTCGAAGCACTCGCGGCTCATCCCGAGATCGCCCTGGTCCTGGTCGAGGACGACCTGGGCCTGGAAGGGGGCGCCAATGCGAGGCTTGCCCTGAAGCCGGCGGGGAAGTTCATCATCGCCGGGTTCGCCGTGCAGGCCCTGATCACCTCGATGGTCAAGGAGAACGAGTTTGCCGCCACGGTCGACCGCAACTTGATGGGCCTGGTGCGGCAGGCCCTCGCGGTGGCCGATACCCTGGCCGCCGGAGGCGCGGAGCCCTCCGCCCCCGTGGCGATTCCCCTCGTTTTCAAGCGCGGGTACAGCGACCGTAGCGAGCGAGTCCCGCCCCAGCTCCCACCACGCGGCAGGCCCGCCACCGACGCCGCGCCCCCCGGCTGA
- a CDS encoding FG-GAP-like repeat-containing protein: MNRLKATRASIRSRARITPRLEALEPRTLLAAAILASVEVDLNLFYLRAPVAYEGSVYYFDSDGTSQTHSALYKSDGTPAGTHRLADLSYAFPTVFVESSGSLYFTASNEVQGNGLWKITGSAVPVKVNYPTSQPYNPNPINLTDVGGVLFFSEDDHLYKTDGTDAGSVLVSVLPTDFNRGLETPSNFKVVGPTLYFSFRDAVHGRELWKTDGTEAGTVMVKDINPGSNDSITGRVLSVSDWSAVGPTLYFYAGDGVHGDEVWKSDGTAAGTVLVKDINPGLSTSIFTPNFVEFAGAVYFTVDDGVDRFQLWKSDGTDAGTLLVKKFANGTLPGGSSPSTLIVANGSLLFTATGLDGTRQLWKTDGTDAGTLLVTRVTGLYPIIDLYSPILVDSTVYFVGVGAQGRHEIWKTDGTAAGTVLVKELDPVAGWQTTQIAYGYGGRGLDGSFTAIGSTVFFLASLGLDPTSHWKVTPLDLWKSDGTDAGTAPVMTNPFTTDPAKGVTLGRYTYFIEGPNANATELWRTDGTARGTNRVSARVTEITDLVVFNGALYFRGYNSSSGSELWTSDGHESGTHAVLDLNPGMASASPAWLTPGGDALYFTATAPLIGSQLYKTDGTAAGTTMVKAINAAGTTLSDLSFQQGRLIFSADDGVHGAEPWTSDGTAGGTALLMDVNPGAGSSDPSAFQSIGGLTVFVAVDGTHGRELWASDGTAAGTTLVADINPGAGDGLGLDARFVPMGGALYFAADDGVHGAELWKTDGTSAGTSMVIDLIAGASGSVPTSLTTVGGSLYFVASGAQGTELYKSDGTAAGTSLVKDINPGEVGSGPHDLLAVGEALYFVADDSVKGAEIWRTDGTEAGTSLFQEMSPQSDWPGPRILTSIGLNLLVAHEGNPWLVFEASAPNVATNDFDGDGRSDETVYDPTTSIWYVHDASGIAPTTFVWGRAGSNDIPLTGDFDGDGRADMAVYSPDTAIWAIHYSSGIAPTAVVWGRARSGDIPIVGDFDDDGKADLVAYSPSKSIWSIKLSSTPTPKVTVWGRAGSDDIPLVIDYDHDGLLDLAVFSPSTHRWYVGDSAGNVLRVKDMGSGAPTTLQPTIGDFDGDGRSDLALYDEETIRWRYLGKDQQMHEFGSFSDPFSYPNRRPKISITGDYDGNGRDDFYSYIPAGAQWLASSDFRDPLLTWGRAGSADVPMSRAVTPTVVATLAARSAAGESRSSAQSATDAGASLAALPATVAPVSATVRVSSSTPSFSARGRMLQAGSPRTSLTKQAAVHSPSTVGAALTFKRAAPDRSRSLVSPA; the protein is encoded by the coding sequence ATGAATCGGTTGAAGGCAACTCGGGCATCAATTCGGTCCCGCGCTCGCATCACGCCCCGACTCGAGGCCCTGGAGCCGAGGACGCTGCTCGCCGCGGCGATCCTGGCCAGCGTCGAAGTCGACCTGAATCTCTTCTATCTCAGGGCCCCGGTGGCCTACGAAGGCTCGGTCTACTACTTCGATAGCGACGGGACGAGCCAAACCCACTCCGCGCTCTACAAGTCCGACGGAACCCCCGCAGGCACCCATCGCTTGGCGGATCTGAGTTATGCATTCCCGACCGTGTTCGTCGAGAGTAGCGGGTCGCTCTATTTCACCGCCTCGAACGAGGTGCAGGGGAACGGTCTCTGGAAAATCACCGGATCGGCCGTCCCGGTGAAGGTCAATTATCCCACCTCGCAGCCCTACAATCCGAATCCCATCAACCTGACGGACGTGGGCGGTGTGCTCTTTTTCAGCGAGGACGATCACCTCTACAAGACCGACGGGACCGATGCGGGGAGCGTCCTCGTCAGCGTCCTTCCGACCGATTTCAACCGGGGTCTTGAAACGCCGTCGAACTTCAAGGTGGTCGGCCCGACCCTCTACTTCTCATTCCGCGACGCAGTGCATGGCCGGGAACTCTGGAAGACCGACGGCACAGAGGCCGGTACGGTGATGGTCAAGGACATCAATCCGGGCTCGAATGACTCGATCACGGGACGAGTGCTGTCGGTCTCTGACTGGTCGGCCGTCGGCCCGACCCTCTATTTTTACGCCGGCGACGGCGTGCACGGCGACGAAGTCTGGAAGAGCGACGGGACCGCTGCCGGCACCGTCCTGGTCAAGGACATCAATCCCGGATTGTCGACCAGCATCTTCACCCCCAACTTCGTTGAATTCGCCGGAGCGGTCTATTTCACCGTCGACGACGGCGTCGATCGCTTCCAGCTCTGGAAGAGTGACGGGACCGACGCGGGAACATTGCTGGTCAAGAAGTTCGCCAACGGCACCCTCCCCGGCGGGTCCTCGCCGAGCACGTTGATCGTCGCCAACGGCTCCCTGCTCTTCACCGCGACCGGCTTGGACGGCACCCGGCAACTCTGGAAGACCGACGGGACCGATGCGGGAACTCTGCTCGTCACCCGTGTCACCGGCCTCTACCCCATCATTGATCTTTATTCGCCGATTCTGGTCGACTCGACCGTCTACTTCGTGGGCGTCGGTGCTCAGGGCCGGCACGAAATCTGGAAGACGGACGGGACGGCGGCGGGGACCGTGCTGGTCAAGGAGCTCGATCCCGTCGCTGGATGGCAAACGACCCAGATCGCCTACGGATACGGCGGGCGGGGTCTGGACGGCTCCTTCACCGCAATCGGCAGCACCGTCTTTTTCCTCGCGTCGCTCGGCCTAGATCCGACCTCTCACTGGAAGGTCACTCCCCTCGACCTCTGGAAGAGCGACGGGACGGATGCCGGCACGGCCCCCGTGATGACCAATCCCTTCACCACCGACCCGGCGAAGGGCGTGACCCTCGGACGATACACCTACTTCATCGAAGGGCCGAACGCCAACGCCACCGAACTCTGGCGCACCGACGGCACGGCCCGGGGGACGAACCGGGTGAGCGCCAGGGTGACCGAGATCACCGACCTGGTCGTCTTCAACGGGGCCCTCTACTTCCGGGGCTACAACTCAAGCTCGGGCTCCGAGCTCTGGACCAGCGACGGCCACGAATCGGGCACGCACGCGGTCCTGGACCTCAACCCGGGCATGGCCAGCGCATCGCCGGCCTGGCTGACCCCCGGCGGCGATGCGCTCTACTTCACCGCAACTGCCCCCCTCATCGGCTCTCAGCTGTATAAAACCGACGGGACCGCCGCAGGCACGACGATGGTCAAGGCGATCAATGCTGCTGGAACGACACTCTCCGATCTATCGTTCCAGCAGGGCCGCCTGATCTTCTCCGCCGACGACGGGGTTCACGGCGCGGAGCCCTGGACGAGCGATGGGACCGCAGGGGGGACGGCGCTGCTGATGGATGTCAATCCGGGGGCCGGGTCGTCCGATCCCTCGGCCTTCCAGTCCATCGGAGGCTTGACCGTCTTCGTCGCCGTCGATGGCACGCACGGCCGCGAGCTCTGGGCCAGCGACGGCACCGCCGCGGGCACCACGCTCGTCGCCGACATCAACCCCGGAGCCGGGGACGGGTTGGGCCTCGACGCGAGGTTCGTCCCGATGGGCGGGGCGCTCTATTTCGCGGCCGACGACGGGGTGCATGGGGCTGAGCTCTGGAAGACCGACGGCACCTCCGCGGGCACGTCGATGGTCATCGACCTGATCGCGGGAGCCTCGGGCTCGGTCCCAACCTCGCTGACGACCGTTGGCGGATCGCTTTACTTCGTCGCGTCGGGGGCGCAGGGAACCGAGCTTTACAAGAGCGACGGGACCGCCGCCGGCACGTCCCTGGTCAAGGACATCAACCCCGGGGAAGTCGGATCCGGGCCGCACGACTTGCTGGCGGTCGGCGAGGCCCTCTACTTCGTGGCCGATGACTCGGTGAAGGGGGCGGAAATCTGGCGGACCGACGGGACAGAGGCAGGCACGTCCCTGTTCCAAGAGATGTCGCCTCAATCGGACTGGCCAGGGCCCAGGATTCTCACCTCGATCGGCCTCAACTTGCTGGTTGCCCATGAGGGCAATCCCTGGCTCGTCTTCGAGGCGTCTGCGCCTAATGTCGCGACGAACGACTTCGACGGCGACGGCAGGTCGGACGAGACCGTCTACGATCCGACGACGTCCATCTGGTACGTCCACGACGCCTCGGGAATCGCACCCACGACCTTCGTCTGGGGCCGCGCCGGTAGCAATGACATCCCGCTGACGGGCGACTTCGACGGCGACGGGCGGGCCGACATGGCCGTCTACAGCCCGGATACGGCGATCTGGGCCATCCATTACTCCTCGGGCATCGCCCCGACGGCGGTGGTCTGGGGCCGCGCCCGCAGCGGCGACATCCCGATCGTCGGAGACTTCGACGACGACGGCAAGGCCGACCTCGTCGCGTACAGCCCCTCGAAGTCGATCTGGTCGATCAAGCTCTCGTCGACGCCGACCCCGAAGGTGACGGTCTGGGGCCGCGCCGGCAGCGATGACATCCCGCTGGTGATCGATTACGACCACGACGGACTGCTCGACCTGGCGGTGTTCAGTCCCTCGACGCACCGCTGGTACGTTGGGGATTCCGCGGGCAATGTCCTGAGAGTCAAGGACATGGGCAGCGGTGCCCCGACAACGTTGCAGCCGACGATCGGCGACTTCGACGGCGATGGAAGGTCGGACCTGGCCCTCTACGATGAGGAAACGATTCGGTGGAGATATCTCGGAAAAGACCAGCAAATGCACGAATTCGGCAGTTTCAGCGACCCCTTTTCTTATCCCAATAGGCGACCCAAGATCTCGATCACGGGGGATTACGACGGCAACGGCCGCGATGATTTCTACTCCTACATTCCGGCCGGAGCGCAATGGCTTGCCTCCAGCGACTTCAGGGACCCTCTGCTAACCTGGGGCCGTGCCGGCAGCGCGGACGTTCCCATGAGCCGGGCCGTGACTCCGACCGTGGTCGCGACCCTCGCGGCACGCTCCGCCGCAGGCGAGAGCCGCTCCTCGGCCCAATCCGCGACCGACGCGGGCGCCAGCCTGGCCGCCCTGCCAGCGACGGTCGCCCCCGTGTCCGCGACCGTCAGGGTCTCCTCTTCCACTCCTTCGTTCTCGGCGCGAGGCCGGATGCTCCAGGCCGGTTCGCCTCGCACTTCCTTGACGAAGCAAGCGGCCGTCCATTCGCCTTCGACGGTCGGCGCGGCCCTGACCTTCAAGCGAGCGGCCCCGGATCGTTCGAGGTCCCTCGTCTCGCCGGCCTGA
- a CDS encoding HAD family hydrolase has translation MTITPRYRILALDVDGTLLDREGHLRPSTARAVADAARAGIRPVLCTGRRYRRARPIADELGLDAPLVCNSGALVKRPGDHATLWRADLDPDVAREVFEVFRLRDEPPLSFTDRSPDDSDFLISMAPTGRPLYDDYLSRNSANAEVSPGWDRDHAAHPHYHVCVIGTQESMLDTERAIHARVPGRVRTFVQRSPRYAGTMCEVIRHDASKWSALLHLAELWGVLPSEICAVGDDLNDEPMIRGAGLGVAMGHAPESVRAVADLVTGDHDEDGVAQLIHNYLLA, from the coding sequence ATGACCATCACGCCACGCTACCGGATCCTGGCCCTGGATGTCGACGGCACCCTGCTCGATCGCGAGGGCCACCTCCGGCCCAGCACCGCCCGGGCGGTGGCCGATGCCGCACGCGCGGGCATCAGGCCGGTCCTCTGCACGGGAAGGCGCTACCGCAGGGCACGCCCGATCGCCGATGAGCTGGGGCTCGACGCGCCGCTCGTTTGCAACTCGGGGGCCCTGGTCAAGCGGCCCGGCGACCACGCCACCCTCTGGCGGGCCGACCTCGACCCCGACGTCGCCCGAGAGGTCTTCGAGGTCTTCCGCCTGCGCGACGAGCCGCCGCTCTCCTTCACCGACCGCTCCCCCGATGACTCCGACTTCCTCATCTCCATGGCCCCGACGGGCCGCCCGCTCTACGACGACTACCTGAGCCGGAACAGCGCCAACGCCGAGGTCTCTCCCGGATGGGACCGGGACCACGCCGCGCATCCGCATTATCATGTCTGCGTCATCGGCACTCAGGAATCCATGCTCGACACCGAGCGGGCCATCCACGCGCGAGTTCCGGGCCGGGTCCGCACCTTCGTGCAGCGGAGCCCGCGCTACGCGGGGACGATGTGCGAGGTCATCCGCCACGACGCCAGCAAGTGGTCGGCCCTGCTGCACCTGGCCGAACTCTGGGGCGTGCTCCCTTCTGAGATCTGCGCGGTGGGCGACGACCTGAATGACGAGCCGATGATTCGAGGAGCCGGCCTGGGCGTGGCGATGGGCCACGCGCCCGAGTCCGTCCGCGCCGTCGCCGACCTCGTCACGGGCGACCATGACGAGGATGGCGTCGCCCAGCTCATCCACAACTACCTGCTCGCCTGA
- a CDS encoding lactate racemase domain-containing protein, with protein MSFPPLARVRQSAPQPAVADLPGTVRTLILESRLKGRVPAGGSIAVGVGSRGITAIQPIAKATVDTLKGMGYRPFIVAAMGSHGGATPEGQRELLAGYGITPEAMGVDVRTDMETVVLGTNPVGLPIFFDKNAYGADGIVLINRVKPHTDFVGDYESGVLKMLTIGLGKRDGASQVHKMGLIGMREVLPAVGKFLVENTKFALGLAIVENADDLPAEIAALEPETILEVEPKLLAKARALMGRLPFDQIDVLVVGEIGKNYSGAGMDPNVIGRLMVETMPDFARPMVTRLVALDVSDESHGNIVGVGFADLTTERLLSRMDPEPFRINVLTSCFLERARIPISMPTDLEVLRAAIDTCWRVNQADARIVVIPNTLEVKTLWASPALDAEIQAHPHLDLETGYLPIPFDASGTMDQEAMFPESVRGRRSVGAAYSGH; from the coding sequence ATGTCCTTCCCGCCCCTGGCCCGCGTCCGTCAGTCAGCCCCACAGCCCGCCGTGGCGGACCTGCCCGGGACGGTCCGGACCTTGATCCTGGAAAGTCGGCTGAAGGGCAGGGTGCCCGCGGGCGGGTCGATCGCCGTCGGAGTCGGCAGCCGCGGGATCACGGCCATCCAGCCGATCGCCAAGGCGACCGTCGACACCCTGAAGGGGATGGGCTACCGGCCGTTCATCGTCGCGGCGATGGGCAGCCATGGCGGGGCCACGCCCGAAGGCCAGCGCGAGCTGCTCGCCGGCTACGGGATCACCCCCGAGGCCATGGGCGTCGACGTCCGCACCGACATGGAAACGGTGGTGCTGGGCACCAACCCGGTCGGCCTGCCCATCTTCTTCGACAAGAACGCCTACGGCGCCGACGGCATCGTCCTGATCAACCGGGTCAAGCCGCACACCGACTTCGTCGGCGATTATGAGTCGGGCGTCCTCAAGATGCTGACCATCGGCCTGGGCAAGCGCGACGGCGCCAGCCAGGTGCACAAGATGGGGCTCATCGGCATGCGTGAGGTGCTGCCGGCCGTCGGCAAGTTCCTGGTCGAGAACACCAAGTTCGCCCTGGGCCTGGCCATCGTCGAGAACGCCGACGACCTGCCCGCGGAAATCGCGGCGCTGGAGCCCGAGACGATCCTCGAGGTCGAGCCCAAGCTTCTGGCGAAGGCCAGGGCGCTGATGGGCCGGCTGCCGTTCGACCAGATCGACGTCCTGGTGGTGGGCGAGATCGGCAAGAATTACTCGGGCGCCGGCATGGATCCCAACGTGATCGGCCGCCTGATGGTCGAGACGATGCCCGACTTCGCCAGGCCGATGGTCACGAGGCTGGTGGCACTCGACGTGTCGGACGAGAGCCACGGCAACATCGTCGGGGTCGGATTCGCCGACCTGACGACCGAGCGTCTGCTCTCCAGGATGGACCCGGAGCCGTTCCGGATCAACGTGCTGACCTCGTGCTTCCTCGAGCGGGCGCGGATCCCGATCTCGATGCCCACCGATCTCGAGGTCTTGCGGGCCGCGATCGACACCTGCTGGAGAGTCAACCAGGCCGACGCACGGATCGTGGTCATCCCCAACACGCTCGAGGTCAAGACGCTGTGGGCCTCCCCCGCCTTGGACGCCGAGATCCAGGCGCACCCGCACCTGGATCTCGAGACCGGCTACCTGCCGATCCCCTTCGACGCCTCGGGGACCATGGACCAGGAGGCGATGTTCCCCGAGAGCGTCCGCGGCCGTCGATCCGTCGGAGCGGCCTACTCGGGCCACTGA
- the modA gene encoding molybdate ABC transporter substrate-binding protein, which translates to MPPIPARFVARSTTLALACMLAGCGTPPETAAPAPLRVAAAADLQSSLPGIVAEFERAHSLKVDLVFGASGQLAQQIEAGAPFDLFLSANRKFVDDLETSGLVRPKSSRPYAVGSLILVWGEHAGKPIAALGDLARPEIKRVAIANHATAPYGAAAEQALRKAGLLDSIGPKLVRATNVRQALQYVESGDAEAALVGKALARPPGLRVLEVDPELYDPIVQGLGVVAASRRVEDAEALAAYLLGPEGQAKFQAAGFRPAPPQSP; encoded by the coding sequence ATGCCCCCGATCCCAGCCCGCTTCGTCGCCCGGTCGACCACGCTCGCCCTGGCGTGCATGCTGGCCGGATGCGGCACGCCGCCCGAGACGGCCGCGCCGGCGCCGCTCCGGGTGGCCGCCGCGGCCGACCTCCAGAGCAGCCTGCCGGGGATCGTCGCCGAGTTCGAGCGGGCGCACTCGCTGAAAGTGGACCTCGTCTTCGGTGCCTCGGGACAGCTCGCCCAGCAGATCGAGGCGGGAGCCCCCTTCGACCTCTTCCTGTCGGCCAATCGCAAATTCGTCGACGACCTGGAAACGTCCGGCCTTGTCCGCCCCAAATCGTCGAGGCCGTACGCCGTGGGCTCGCTGATCCTGGTTTGGGGAGAGCACGCGGGGAAACCGATCGCGGCCCTGGGCGACCTGGCCCGGCCCGAGATCAAGAGGGTGGCCATCGCCAATCACGCGACGGCCCCCTACGGCGCGGCGGCCGAGCAGGCCTTGCGCAAGGCTGGGCTGCTGGACTCGATCGGCCCGAAGCTCGTCCGTGCCACCAACGTCCGCCAGGCTCTTCAATATGTCGAGTCGGGAGATGCCGAGGCCGCCCTCGTCGGCAAGGCCCTGGCCAGGCCGCCGGGCCTGCGGGTCCTGGAAGTCGACCCCGAATTGTACGACCCGATCGTCCAGGGGCTCGGTGTCGTTGCGGCCAGCCGCCGCGTCGAGGACGCCGAGGCTCTGGCCGCCTACCTGCTTGGACCCGAAGGGCAGGCAAAATTTCAGGCCGCGGGATTCCGGCCCGCCCCCCCGCAGTCGCCCTGA